Proteins encoded by one window of Mus musculus strain C57BL/6J chromosome 10, GRCm38.p6 C57BL/6J:
- the Gtf3c6 gene encoding general transcription factor 3C polypeptide 6 isoform 1 (isoform 1 is encoded by transcript variant 1), which produces MASPNAMAAAVDPIWEDLEEEEEELEEVEQFVLVELSGIIDSDFLSKCENKCKILGIDTERPIMQVDSYVFAGEYEDTLGTCVIFEEGVERVDPEGTDKTVLKYKCHTMKKLSMTRTLLTEKKEGEENIDGVEWLQMKDNDFSYRPNMICSFLHEHEDEAAGPASDKPVELEDQESQMKGSAEQTQEQEKVEHSEVEDPAPSGETPSEMESSVFMGTQDGNVSQNNQS; this is translated from the exons ATGGCGTCTCCGAACGCTATGGCGGCGGCAGTGGATCCCATTTGGGaggacttggaggaggaggaagaggagctagAGGAGGTT GAGCAGTTTGTTCTGGTAGAATTGTCAGGAATCATTGATTCAGACTTTCTCTCCAAATGTGAAAATAAATGCAAGATTTTG GGAATTGACACGGAGAGGCCCATCATGCAAGTGGACAGCTATGTGTTTGCTGGGGAGTATGAAG ATACGCTTGGTACCTGTGTTATATTTGAAGAAGGTGTTGAACGAG TGGATCCAGAGGGGACTGATAAGACGGTGCTGAAGTACAAGTGCCACACGATGAAGAAGCTGAGCATGACAAGGACGCTTCtgacagaaaagaaggaaggagaagaaaacataG ATGGCGTAGAGTGGCTGCAAATGAAGGATAATGATTTCTCCTATAGACCCAACATGATTTGCAGCTTTCTCCATGAACATGAAGATGAGGCTGCAGGGCCGGCCTCTGATAAACCTGTGGAGCTGGAAGACCAAGAGAGTCAGATGAAAGGCAGTGCGGAGCAGACACAGGAGCAGGAGAAGGTGGAGCACTCGGAAGTGGAGGACCCTGCTCCTTCAGGGGAGACCCCTTCTGAGATGGAAAGTTCTGTTTTCATGGGAACTCAAGATGGAAATGTTTCTCAAAACAACCAGTCGTGA
- the Gtf3c6 gene encoding general transcription factor 3C polypeptide 6 isoform 2 (isoform 2 is encoded by transcript variant 2): MASPNAMAAAVDPIWEDLEEEEEELEEEQFVLVELSGIIDSDFLSKCENKCKILGIDTERPIMQVDSYVFAGEYEDTLGTCVIFEEGVERVDPEGTDKTVLKYKCHTMKKLSMTRTLLTEKKEGEENIDGVEWLQMKDNDFSYRPNMICSFLHEHEDEAAGPASDKPVELEDQESQMKGSAEQTQEQEKVEHSEVEDPAPSGETPSEMESSVFMGTQDGNVSQNNQS; encoded by the exons ATGGCGTCTCCGAACGCTATGGCGGCGGCAGTGGATCCCATTTGGGaggacttggaggaggaggaagaggagctagAGGAG GAGCAGTTTGTTCTGGTAGAATTGTCAGGAATCATTGATTCAGACTTTCTCTCCAAATGTGAAAATAAATGCAAGATTTTG GGAATTGACACGGAGAGGCCCATCATGCAAGTGGACAGCTATGTGTTTGCTGGGGAGTATGAAG ATACGCTTGGTACCTGTGTTATATTTGAAGAAGGTGTTGAACGAG TGGATCCAGAGGGGACTGATAAGACGGTGCTGAAGTACAAGTGCCACACGATGAAGAAGCTGAGCATGACAAGGACGCTTCtgacagaaaagaaggaaggagaagaaaacataG ATGGCGTAGAGTGGCTGCAAATGAAGGATAATGATTTCTCCTATAGACCCAACATGATTTGCAGCTTTCTCCATGAACATGAAGATGAGGCTGCAGGGCCGGCCTCTGATAAACCTGTGGAGCTGGAAGACCAAGAGAGTCAGATGAAAGGCAGTGCGGAGCAGACACAGGAGCAGGAGAAGGTGGAGCACTCGGAAGTGGAGGACCCTGCTCCTTCAGGGGAGACCCCTTCTGAGATGGAAAGTTCTGTTTTCATGGGAACTCAAGATGGAAATGTTTCTCAAAACAACCAGTCGTGA
- the Gtf3c6 gene encoding general transcription factor 3C polypeptide 6 isoform 3 (isoform 3 is encoded by transcript variant 3): MQVDSYVFAGEYEDTLGTCVIFEEGVERVDPEGTDKTVLKYKCHTMKKLSMTRTLLTEKKEGEENIDGVEWLQMKDNDFSYRPNMICSFLHEHEDEAAGPASDKPVELEDQESQMKGSAEQTQEQEKVEHSEVEDPAPSGETPSEMESSVFMGTQDGNVSQNNQS; this comes from the exons ATGCAAGTGGACAGCTATGTGTTTGCTGGGGAGTATGAAG ATACGCTTGGTACCTGTGTTATATTTGAAGAAGGTGTTGAACGAG TGGATCCAGAGGGGACTGATAAGACGGTGCTGAAGTACAAGTGCCACACGATGAAGAAGCTGAGCATGACAAGGACGCTTCtgacagaaaagaaggaaggagaagaaaacataG ATGGCGTAGAGTGGCTGCAAATGAAGGATAATGATTTCTCCTATAGACCCAACATGATTTGCAGCTTTCTCCATGAACATGAAGATGAGGCTGCAGGGCCGGCCTCTGATAAACCTGTGGAGCTGGAAGACCAAGAGAGTCAGATGAAAGGCAGTGCGGAGCAGACACAGGAGCAGGAGAAGGTGGAGCACTCGGAAGTGGAGGACCCTGCTCCTTCAGGGGAGACCCCTTCTGAGATGGAAAGTTCTGTTTTCATGGGAACTCAAGATGGAAATGTTTCTCAAAACAACCAGTCGTGA